CTCCCCTCCCGAGGTCCGCCATGCCGGAGATCTCCGGTCCCGCGGAGACCGCACGCAGTCGGGCGAGCAGCGACGCGGCAGCCGCCGGGTCGTCCGCCGGGTGGGTGGCGGCGCGGTCGAGGCCGGTCGTCAGGGCCCCTGCCTGTGCGTCCCACCGTCGGCAGTCCCGGCAGCCGGCCAGGTGGTCGTCGAGCCGGCCGGGGGTGAGCCCGGGAGGCAGTTCCTCGCCGTCGAGGCGGGCGGAGAGTGCCGTACGGATGCGCGAGCAGAGCATGCGTCCATCCTCCCCGAAGCACGGCGGTGCGGCGAGGGGCGGTCGCGGCATGCGGGATGACGAGGCGGTGACGGGCTGGGCACTGGCCGCCCGTACCGGGGACGAGAGGGCCGTCGAGCAGTTCGTGCGGGCCACCCAGCTCGATGTCCGGCGCTATGTGACGCATCTGAGCGGTGATCCGCAGGCGACCGACGACCTGATGCAGGACACCTATGTCCGGGCGCTGCGCAGCCTGCCGCGGTTCGAGGGCCGGTCGTCGGCGCGTACCTGGCTGCTGACCATTGCCCGGCGGGTCGTGGCGGACCGCATCCGGTCCGTCGCGGTGCGGCCCCGGCTGGCCGCGACCGACGACTGGCAGACGGCCGCGGAGCGGGTGCAGCCGCGGGGTGTGCCGGGATTCGACGAGGGCATCGCGCTGGCCGAGCTGCTGGCGGCGCTGGCGCCCCAGCGGCGGGAGGCGTTTGTGCTCACGCAGTTGCTGGGGCTGCCGTACGCGGCGGCGGCCGGGGTGATGGGCTGTCCCGTGGGGACCGTACGGTCCCGGGTGGCGCGCGCCCGGGAGACGCTGGTCGGGTTGCTGACGGATGCGGAGCGCCCGGAAGGGGAGCTCCTGGAAGGCGAGCGCCCGGAAGGGAAGCGCCCGGAGAGGGCCCACGGGCCGCGGGTTTACGCGGACGCCGTGGCCTGACACCGCGCACGGGGCGCGGAGCACGCGGCTGAGCGACGGGGCTCATGGACGGGCGAAGGGCCGGTCCATGAGCCCCGTGACGTGTGGGGCCCGTGACGTGTCGGCCCCGTGGCGGCAGCCCCTGGCGTGCGGCCCATGGCGTAGGGCTCGCCGTTCGGTTCAGCTGCCGGGACGTACCGCCCGGGCCCGTACCGTCCGTGGCGGGCTGTGGCGGAAGTGCAGCGTGAAGGTGAGCCGGTCGCCGGGCGCGAGTCGTGGCGGCGGGCTGACCATGACGTCCAGGGTGGTCGGCGTCATGGTCAGGGCGCCGCCCGCCGGGACGGTGGCGCCGCGGACCATCGCCATGCTCCGGGCGTTGTGCCCGATGTCGACGGTGCGGCTGAGCATCGCGCGATGGCCGGTGGGGCCGGTGACGCCGGTCAGGACGTCATCGGCGCCGCCGGTGTTGCGGAGGGTGAAGAACGCCGCGGTCGCCTCGGCCCCCGAGGGGATCAGCACCCGGCCCTCGGGGATCGTCAGCTCCGCGGGCCTTCCCGCGTTGCCGCCGGCGGTCCACGCGGTGAGCGCGCCGAGGGTCACCAGACAGGTGAGCAGCGGCACGGCGACGGCCGAGAGGGGCGGGAGGGAAGCGAAGGAGGGGAGGGACGGCCGTTTCATGAGGTCTCCGCACGGGGTTGGGGCCGTCGTCCGTGGGGGCGGCGGGCCGGCCTGCCGGGCCGCCAGGCGCGCAGCCGGAGGCTGTTGCCCACGACGAGCAGTGAACTGGCGGACATGGCGGCGGCCGCCGGCATCGGACTGAGCAGGCCGACGGCCGCGAGCGGCACGGTGACGAGGTTGTAGCCGAAGGCCCAGACGAGATTGGCACGGATGGTGCCCAGGGTGCGCCGGGCCAGGCGTACCGCGTCGGGGATGGCCTGCAGGTCCTCGCGTACGAGGGTGACATCCGCGGCACCGATCGCCGCATCGGTGCCACTGCCCATCGCGATCCCGAGGTCGGCGAGGGCGAGGGCCGCCGCGTCGTTGACGCCGTCGCCGACGACGGCGACCCGGCCGCCCTGCTCCTTGAGGGTGGTGACGAGAGCTGCCTTGTCCTCGGGGCGGGCCCCGGCGTGGATTTCGGTGATGGCGAGATGGCCGGCCACGGCTCGGGCGGTGGCGTCCCGGTCGCCGGTGGCCAGGACCGGCCGCAGCCCCAGACGGCGCAGATGGTCGACGGCGCGGTAGCTGTCGGGGCGGAGGGCGTCGCCGACCGCGATGACGGCCTCCGGGGTGCCGTCGACGGTGACCTGGACGGCGGTGTGGCCGGCCGCCTCCGCGGAGTGCACCGCGTCCGGCAGCGGAGCAGGCAGGCCGGTGAGGTCGCCGGGCCGGGTGACCTCCACCCGGCGCCGGTCGGCCGTGCCGTGGACGCCGTATCCGGGGGTGGCACCGAAGTCCTTCACCGGCGGCAGAGGTTGTCCCGAGGGCGGTAGTTGTCCCGAGGGCAGTGGCTGTGCCGACGACGGCGGGTGTCCCGACGGCAGCGGTTCTCCCTGCAGCCGGGCGTCGGCGGCCGCGCCGATCGCGCGGGCCAGCGGATGC
This portion of the Streptomyces sp. 2114.4 genome encodes:
- a CDS encoding copper chaperone PCu(A)C, whose product is MKRPSLPSFASLPPLSAVAVPLLTCLVTLGALTAWTAGGNAGRPAELTIPEGRVLIPSGAEATAAFFTLRNTGGADDVLTGVTGPTGHRAMLSRTVDIGHNARSMAMVRGATVPAGGALTMTPTTLDVMVSPPPRLAPGDRLTFTLHFRHSPPRTVRARAVRPGS
- a CDS encoding sigma-70 family RNA polymerase sigma factor; amino-acid sequence: MRDDEAVTGWALAARTGDERAVEQFVRATQLDVRRYVTHLSGDPQATDDLMQDTYVRALRSLPRFEGRSSARTWLLTIARRVVADRIRSVAVRPRLAATDDWQTAAERVQPRGVPGFDEGIALAELLAALAPQRREAFVLTQLLGLPYAAAAGVMGCPVGTVRSRVARARETLVGLLTDAERPEGELLEGERPEGKRPERAHGPRVYADAVA
- a CDS encoding zf-HC2 domain-containing protein, yielding MLCSRIRTALSARLDGEELPPGLTPGRLDDHLAGCRDCRRWDAQAGALTTGLDRAATHPADDPAAAASLLARLRAVSAGPEISGMADLGRGDAGTAGTGTADTGGTPAG